One Bacteroidota bacterium DNA window includes the following coding sequences:
- a CDS encoding T9SS type A sorting domain-containing protein produces the protein VTGYFLSPAITFGTTTLTNAGNYDIFIVKYDASGTVLWATSAGGTNSDVGRSIATDANGNVLVTGYFLSPTLTFGTTTLTNAGGWDMFIVKLGSTTGIEENNFTSEINVSPNPTSGQFQIQVGNGQSAMGNEYKIEIYNVFGEKVTQSVIPSAARNLTIDDSSLEQGIYFLELQTGSKTMREKFVKE, from the coding sequence CGTAACGGGTTATTTTCTAAGTCCCGCCATCACTTTCGGAACAACCACTCTAACCAATGCAGGCAATTATGATATTTTTATTGTGAAATATGACGCAAGCGGAACCGTTCTCTGGGCAACAAGCGCGGGCGGAACTAATTCTGATGTTGGCAGAAGCATTGCAACGGATGCAAACGGAAATGTTCTCGTAACGGGTTATTTTTTAAGTCCCACCCTCACTTTCGGAACAACCACTTTAACCAATGCAGGCGGTTGGGATATGTTTATTGTGAAACTTGGCAGTACAACAGGCATAGAAGAAAATAATTTTACTTCTGAAATAAATGTTTCCCCCAACCCCACGAGCGGGCAGTTTCAAATACAAGTCGGCAATGGGCAGTCGGCAATGGGCAATGAATACAAAATAGAAATTTACAATGTGTTTGGAGAAAAAGTGACACAAAGTGTCATTCCGAGCGCAGCGAGGAATCTCACCATTGACGATTCTTCTCTGGAGCAGGGCATTTATTTTCTCGAACTCCAAACAGGCAGCAAAACCATGCGTGAAAAATTTGTGAAGGAGTAA
- a CDS encoding valine--tRNA ligase produces the protein MSKTYSPKEVESKWYSYWMEKKFFHSVPDKREPYTIVIPPPNVTGVLHMGHMLNNTLQDVLIRRARMLGRNACWVPGTDHASIATEAKVVAMLREKGIKKSDLQREEFLKHAWEWKEKYGGIILEQLKKLGASCDWERTRFTMDEKYYRDVINVFVDLHQKGCIYRGLRMVNWDPVAKTAVSDEEVFFKQVNTQLVYVKYKVAVDSHSESPSFGGVGEAVIIATTRPETIMGDVAVAVHPDDERYKHLHGKKVIVPLVNRAVPIITDESVDKEFGTGCLKITPAHDKTDYEIGKRHNLPSIDILNEDGTISEAGKVFVGLDRIVARKKAIQQLQEEGLLVKMEDYSHQVALSERTDAVIEPRLSMQWFMDMKKISKPALDAVLNGEVKLIPEKFINTYKHWIENIHDWCLSRQLWWGHRIPAWYDEEGNYVVAKTHDEALKLYSIKHQTSTINHLRQDEDVLDTWASSWLWPISVFDGFEKPNGEINYYYPTNDLVTAPEILFFWVARMLIAGYEYKKEKPFRNVYLTGIVRDKQGRKMSKSLGNSPDPIELMEKYSTDGVRVGMLLCSPAGNDLLFDESYCEQGRNFANKIWNAFRLMKGWNVDETSQVGISNPDQQSSNALAIDWFNAKFNEQLEIINDLYSKYRISEALMATYKLVWDDFCAWYLEMIKPDFIDGKSQPIDSYTYNSTIEFFEDLLKILHPFMPFITEEIWHLIGEREEKECVIISNWPKSKKADEKIRKQMSAFMESVIAVRAVRNEKNISPKEPLELFIRTDKDLHGFKNLEGLLKKLCNISAVHYTNKKIENATSFIVSNIEFYIPLKINIAEEKERLSKELDYNKGFLQSVQKKLANEKFVQNAKSEVLELEKKKQADAEAKIKALEEQLKSM, from the coding sequence ATTTCCAAAACATATTCCCCCAAAGAAGTTGAGTCGAAATGGTATTCCTATTGGATGGAGAAAAAGTTTTTTCACTCCGTTCCCGATAAGCGCGAGCCGTACACCATCGTCATTCCTCCGCCCAATGTTACGGGCGTTCTGCACATGGGGCACATGCTGAACAACACCCTTCAGGATGTTCTTATCCGCAGGGCGCGCATGCTCGGCAGGAACGCCTGCTGGGTTCCGGGCACCGACCATGCTTCCATCGCCACCGAAGCAAAGGTGGTGGCAATGCTCCGCGAAAAAGGAATTAAGAAATCAGATTTACAGAGAGAAGAATTTCTGAAACATGCCTGGGAGTGGAAAGAAAAGTACGGAGGAATTATTCTGGAACAGTTGAAAAAACTTGGCGCATCGTGCGACTGGGAACGCACGCGCTTCACGATGGATGAAAAATACTACCGCGATGTAATCAATGTGTTTGTTGATTTGCATCAGAAGGGCTGCATCTATCGCGGCTTGCGCATGGTGAACTGGGACCCCGTTGCAAAAACTGCAGTGAGCGATGAAGAAGTTTTTTTCAAACAGGTGAACACCCAACTTGTTTATGTAAAATATAAAGTAGCAGTTGATTCACACTCTGAAAGCCCCTCCTTCGGAGGGGTTGGGGAGGCAGTAATTATTGCAACCACTCGCCCCGAAACAATTATGGGCGATGTGGCAGTGGCAGTTCATCCCGATGACGAGCGCTACAAACATCTGCACGGAAAAAAAGTGATTGTCCCGCTGGTGAACCGCGCAGTTCCCATCATCACCGATGAATCGGTTGACAAAGAATTCGGAACAGGATGTTTGAAAATCACTCCCGCTCACGACAAAACCGATTATGAAATAGGCAAGCGGCATAATCTTCCTTCCATTGATATTCTGAATGAAGACGGAACTATTTCGGAGGCAGGAAAAGTTTTCGTTGGTCTTGATAGAATTGTTGCGCGCAAAAAAGCAATTCAGCAATTGCAGGAAGAAGGTTTGCTTGTGAAGATGGAAGATTATTCGCATCAGGTTGCGCTCAGTGAGCGCACCGATGCAGTGATTGAACCGCGCCTCTCCATGCAATGGTTCATGGATATGAAAAAAATCTCCAAGCCCGCGCTGGATGCCGTGCTGAACGGAGAAGTGAAACTCATTCCGGAAAAATTCATCAACACGTATAAGCATTGGATAGAAAACATTCACGACTGGTGCTTGAGCCGCCAACTCTGGTGGGGGCACCGCATTCCTGCATGGTACGATGAAGAAGGAAATTATGTGGTGGCGAAAACTCATGATGAAGCATTAAAGTTATATTCCATCAAACATCAGACATCAACCATCAACCATCTTCGGCAAGACGAAGATGTTTTAGATACATGGGCTTCCTCGTGGCTCTGGCCCATTTCTGTTTTCGATGGATTTGAAAAACCAAATGGAGAAATCAACTACTATTATCCCACGAATGATTTGGTAACCGCACCTGAAATTCTTTTCTTCTGGGTGGCGCGCATGCTCATTGCCGGCTATGAATACAAAAAAGAAAAACCGTTCCGCAATGTATATCTCACCGGAATTGTGCGCGACAAGCAGGGAAGAAAAATGAGCAAGTCGCTCGGCAATTCTCCCGACCCGATTGAACTCATGGAAAAATACAGCACCGATGGCGTGCGCGTTGGCATGCTGCTCTGCTCTCCTGCCGGAAATGATTTATTGTTTGACGAATCGTATTGCGAGCAGGGAAGAAATTTCGCAAACAAAATCTGGAATGCGTTTCGTTTGATGAAAGGATGGAATGTGGATGAAACTTCGCAGGTCGGGATTTCAAATCCCGACCAACAAAGCAGTAATGCTCTTGCCATTGACTGGTTCAATGCAAAATTCAATGAGCAACTTGAAATCATCAATGATTTATACAGCAAATACAGAATTTCAGAAGCGCTGATGGCAACTTATAAATTGGTGTGGGATGATTTCTGCGCATGGTATCTGGAAATGATTAAACCGGATTTTATTGACGGCAAATCACAGCCCATTGATTCGTATACCTATAATTCCACTATAGAATTTTTTGAAGACCTGCTGAAAATTCTTCATCCGTTCATGCCGTTCATCACCGAAGAAATCTGGCATCTCATCGGTGAAAGAGAAGAAAAAGAGTGCGTCATTATTTCCAATTGGCCAAAATCAAAAAAGGCAGATGAAAAAATCCGTAAGCAGATGTCTGCATTTATGGAATCGGTAATTGCGGTTCGTGCAGTGCGCAATGAAAAAAATATTTCTCCTAAAGAACCGCTGGAACTTTTTATCCGCACAGACAAAGACCTTCACGGTTTTAAAAACCTTGAAGGTCTGCTCAAAAAACTTTGCAACATCAGCGCAGTGCATTACACAAATAAAAAAATTGAGAATGCAACTTCGTTTATCGTGAGTAATATTGAATTCTACATTCCGTTAAAAATAAATATAGCGGAAGAAAAAGAACGCCTTTCGAAAGAATTGGATTACAACAAAGGGTTTCTTCAGTCCGTTCAAAAAAAACTGGCGAATGAGAAGTTTGTTCAGAACGCAAAATCTGAAGTGCTCGAACTCGAAAAGAAAAAACAAGCCGATGCGGAAGCAAAAATAAAAGCGCTGGAAGAACAACTCAAGTCAATGTAA